aacatttttttaaatacaaagcaCTTCATGCATTctccttttttaaataactaatctttttattacaaaaataataaatgttcacCATGGAACATTTTAGAACATAAAGTTAAGCTGAAAGGATAAAATAAACATGACCTGTGGAAGCACcccctagagcagtggttctcaacctgtaACAGGTGTCAGAATCCGGAGAGCTTGttcaaacacagattgctgggctccacttccagagtttctgattcagtcatTCTGGGGTGGGCCCCAGGAATCCGCATTTCTATCAAGTTCTCACATGATGCTGGTATTGCTGATCTAGGGATGACACTTGGAGAACCACCGACCTAGTTCAAAACACTGATAACTTTATCTATGCATATATGGTATATCTAGTgggcatttttgtttatttttataaaaacattgTTTCACACTATCATGTAACCTGCCTTTTTATTCCTCTTTGCACACTCATTTTTCTATATGTGTGTTTTGTGCTGCAGCCCAGCAGgcccagaaagcaaggaaggaggTTGTCGGTCATCTGGCTGCTGGGAAAGATGAAGGAGGTCAGATCCGAGTGGAGCACATTATCCGAGAAGACTACCTCATGGAGGCCATGGAGATCCTGGAGCTGTACTGTGACCTGCTGCTGGCTCGGTTTAGTTTGATCCAGGCCACAAAGTGAGACCTGTTGAACTTGTGTCATTTCTCAGGCTCAGAGGAGTTACAGGGCATCCCTTGTCACCTAGTGAAGGAGAAGGTGGGCTCTAACTCATTGGGACTGTATCAAAGAACTTTGTCTCTAATTTTTATAGGGAGAACCTGCCCTGCTTGAAGAGAATATGTCAGTCCAAAGAGccatttttaaaaccaaatagTTGTCTTTTCCTCCTTGAGCTGTAAAGATACAGTATAAACTTGTAGTAGAAAAGTTGGGAAGTACAGACAAAAAAGAATCCATAATCACCAAATCTAGAGATAAGAATTTTGGTATATTCCTTTCAGTCTATATATGTATACCtatatgtatctatgtgtgtataaacacatatatatgtgtgtgtatgtatatgtatactcatatttacatatatgtacatataggtTTATATTctaatttcagttttaaaaaattatttaacatattttgaaCATTGTCCATAGGCTACCTTTGAAGTAGAGAAAAGAGGGAAACATAAGCCCTGAATTTCATAGTTTTGTGCTTTCCTTAGGGAACTGGATTCTGGTCTGGCTGAATCCATATCTATGCTAATCTGGGCAGCTCCTCACCTCCAGTCAGAAGTGCCTAAGTTGAAACTAGTAAGTTTGACAAGTTTTAACTGCCTGTACAATGAATGTAGGTGAGGATATCACTGGTGTTCCTCGTTCAGAATTGTAAGATTACTTAGGGaatcctttcttctcttaaaagTTAACCAAAAAAGTATTTTCTTCTCTTAGTCTCGAAGTGAGAaatgaatatacttttttttaatggcaatggtagaaaaacaaaacttaactaaaaaaataaaacttgaaactGGGTTTCTTTTGTGGAGGAGAGGGAGTGTCATAATTTATAAAGTGTTTAGAATTAaaggttttcagtttcatttctcAGATATTTAAAAACAGAGCAAAGcacttgttattgttgttttgagGCTAAAAGAACATAATTCCAATGAGGGTAACATGAAAGTGATTGTTGCTCTTTTGGTTTTTCTACATCTAAAGTATATTTTCCATAACTTGATGaattttgcctttatttctttcttggtGATGGTTTGCTGCAGGTATCAAATCAGCTGTGTGCAAAGTACAGCCAAGAATATGGTGAACTATGTCAAACCAATGAGATTGGAACTGTCAGCTCTCAGGTAGTACCATTTCCAAAGACACACATTTTTCTAAACCCCAAGTCCAGAAAAAGCTGCGCAAGCTCAGAACATATaattttgtgcagacttcagAAAGATGTTTAGAAATAAGTTTTGCATTGGAGGCAGAGAACTTGGATGAAGATCTTGGACTAGAGAACTCAAATCTTGCTCAAAAAGCTAGAGTCAAGAAAACTGAGCTGATTTCTTTATTAAGAAAGCATACATTTTTCCTAAAGGTAACTGGCCTAGTAATACGAAGGAAGTTAATGAAACTTCGAAGTTTCAACTTTTGACTGTCTTACACACACATAATTCAGGACTGACGTTCAGCTGGGACGCGGAGATCTGGCTGAAGTGGTTGTTTCAGGCCGGTGGACATTCTCATCATTCAGGGTGTACATTCTGACTGGTTAGTGCCTTGCTGTACTGGTTGTTGAATATGTTGACTATCACGTCTGACATAATTCAGATACTTATAAAATCAGAATTCttgattcaaaatattttttattatgtttattttgttcCTCTTATTCTACCTGGTTTGAGGTTCCTTCACCCTAGTTCAGGGCTGTCTTATGATACAAGCAGGGCCCCTCCATGCTGTTGCTAAATTATACATCTTTTTAAAATCCTATATCTTACATTAcagagaacagaaagatgaacaatgattcaaaggtgaaagagtacttaaactcttttttgtttcttatctTGTAGGTATGCGTGTGACCAAATTCTTTATGTTCTTTATTTTGCAGCTAATGTGTAAATTAAATGTAAACACTCTACCCCAGGTTCTAGTGGAACAGTACCTGAAAGAAATTGCTAGGAAGTGTAATGTGCCATCTAAACCCAAGGCAACCATTATGGTGAGTGCTTTCAAGAAGGGAGAATTGTCTTAAAGCCGAGATTCTTACTGTGCTCCAGAAGATTTTTTTCTACTTAGGAATGTGGCTTCCAGAGTAGCTTTTCTACTTAGGAATGTGGCAGAATTGTAAAGCAGGTGACATTTGCACCTTTTCTCTGCCCACATACTTTTCCTAACAGAACTTGACTTCTGTTAACTATCAGATACCCTTCTAAGTTGTTAACAACAGAGTAGAAAACAAAGATGAAGTCACCTAAAATGTTATACCCAGAAGTGTGTAAAACATTTTTAGTTCTTGAGATCTCAACTTTGTCCTGGgcatgttttacattttaataaagatCTCTGGAATAAAGGCTACAAGATCCAAAGGTGCAAGGCACTACTATTTAGTCTTGGTTAAGAGTATGAGTTGGGTAGTGAAACAACCCATATTCGGATCCTCACTCCACCATTTATTAACCGTGAGACCTCAGGCAAGTCTCAAAGATTCAGTTCTCTGAACTGTAAGAAGGTAGTTAATAATAGTTAATAGTTATTAACAAATCTCATAAGTTTGTTGAgatgattaaatgagctaataaatATAAGGAAATTAAATGCaatgcctggggccggccccgtggcttagcggttgagtgcgcgcgctccgctactggcgccctgggttcggatccaggcgcgcactgacgcaccgcttctccggccatgctgaggccgcatcccacatacagcaactagcaggacgtgcaactatcacatacaactatctactggggctttgggggaaaaaaaaaaacgaggaggattggcaatagatgttagctcagagccggtcttcctcagcaaaaagaggaggattagcatggatgttagctcagggctgatcttcctcacacacacacacacacaaaaatgcaatgcctggcatgtagcaAATGTGGTCAAGTTTAgctttttatcatcatcatcattgtcacgGAGAGTGGATTAATCTTCCTAAAGGTGGTCATGGACTATTTTGGGACAAGAGGGATTTCTCCCTAATACCTTCAAATTGCTGGGACAGCATATACCATGTTGGATTGTGGTTAAGCGGCACACTTGTCTTTTCTGATGCTTTGCTCCTGATGGTTTCTTGATAGAGactcttttactctttttttctcttccaaagAGTTACATGGTTTGTTGAAAAATGGCACATTGTAAGAATTTAGACAATACAGAAAGGGACTGTGAGGAAGCAAAAGCCACAAGAAGTGCCACTAGAGATGTGCTCAAGGGCTCAGGCTCTggacctcttttctttcttccctattCTCTAGGTGATTTCATCCAACATCAGAGTTTTCAATTCCATGTTTATGGGGAGGACTTCCACATTTATATCACTGGCTAAGGCCTCTAGACTGATATGAACTCCAGGCTGATACATCCACACACCTTCTTGACTTCTTCACTTGGATGTTTcagaggcatctcaaacttaacatttcCAAAAGTGCTCTCACCCCTTCCAACAACCTACTCATTCTACAGTTAATGGCAATTCTATGCTATGGGAAAAATCTTGATATCTTCCttgactctttcttttctctccatcctTAGGCCCCAGCCAATCTTCAGCAAATCCTGGTTACTCTACCTTCTAAATATATCCAGAATTCTGCCACTTCTCACTATCTCTACTGACACTACCCTCACCTCACCTCAACAATCTTTTGCCTGGATGATTGCAGTAGCCACTTAACTTGTTTTTCTGCTTCTACTCCTCTTCCCCATTTAACTGAGGTTCAATATAGCACCTGTTGGTACCTAAGCCAGATCACATCACTCTTCTTCTTTTAAAGCCCTCCAGTGGCTTTTTAGAATAATAGGCACAGTCTTTCCTCTGACCAGCACCACTGCCCACACCcactctcccctcttctctctggcCTCATTCCCTCCACTCTCCCCGTTGTTTGCTCTGCCACAGCCTCTCTGGCCTCCTCGCGCTTCTTCAAACACATGTGCTGgttcccacctcaggacctttgtacTTCCGGTACTCTGTGTTCTCTAGCTATCTGCCTGGTCCCTCTCTCACTTCCCTCAGGTCTGTACTTAGATGTTTGTTCTCCTCTCTATGAGGCCCGTCTGGCTACCTTCTCTAAAATGTCaacctcttccctcttctctgctttatattttttctctatcGTTCCTACCTCTATCTAACATCTGTATAGTTCACTTAGTGatcttgtttattatctgtctctcccAGTGGAATATTAGTTCCATGAAGACAGggacttttgtctgttttgttcactgtagCATTCCCAGTACTGTGCCTGGTTTACATTATGTGGTCaatagattttgtcaaatgaatgaataaatccagAGTTTACCACTGCTAAAGTTTGATAAACTTTCTCGTAGACATATCTGTGCATACTTACATCTAGCTCTTAATCATTGGTGTACCGCAGTGTCTGACCTCATAGGCACTCAAAACATAGTCAttgaaagagggagaaagaagaagtGTGTGGGCCAGGAAGCCTGAAGGTGGCTTTAACTGTCATTGACTTACGCTAGACTCTAAGCTTCATGAGAGCAGGAACTGTGTTTCTGTGCTCACTATTTCTTCCCCTGTGCTTCCAAGAGTGCATAGTATGTAATAGGTCTGCAATAAACAAATGTGTAATAAATTGAGAGCCCAATGTGATTCGTACCCTTTTGCCTCAGGTTGAAGGCCCAACAGACCTCATCAGTATTGGGTTTACCAAGGATGTCAAGAAAGGTGCCCTTGGCAGAGGAGGTGAAACTGTAGCAGGAACTGGTGATCCACTTGGGGCATTGCCAATATCTGTACCAGGGCCCTTACCTGTGCCATCCCCAGCTCCTAGTTGCTCATCCCTTCCTCCTGAAAGACAGGTCAGTATGGATAGGGAAACTGAATCTGGAATGGGCCTACAAACAGTGCTAGAGTATATTTCTAAAGGGGCATTTTTAATGGTAAAATGATCTTTGTGAAG
Above is a window of Diceros bicornis minor isolate mBicDic1 chromosome 32, mDicBic1.mat.cur, whole genome shotgun sequence DNA encoding:
- the LOC131396371 gene encoding IST1 homolog, which translates into the protein MFSSAFKADRLRVNLELVVNRLKLLEKKKTQQAQKARKEVVGHLAAGKDEGGQIRVEHIIREDYLMEAMEILELYCDLLLARFSLIQATKELDSGLAESISMLIWAAPHLQSEVPKLKLVSNQLCAKYSQEYGELCQTNEIGTVSSQLMCKLNVNTLPQVLVEQYLKEIARKCNVPSKPKATIMVEGPTDLISIGFTKDVKKGALGRGGETVAGTGDPLGALPISVPGPLPVPSPAPSCSSLPPERQNVSYKKNDLLSSLVPSPGLDPQTSPKPESRARIGFDNFMLPELPDVKPQASLSIDPYDSEEVDFEDLDQRLEILKKTT